The genomic stretch GACTTGAGAGCACGTCTGACGTGACCATCTCCAATTCGACCCCATTGCTCGACCGCATCAAGATTCCGGCAGACATGCGCGACCTTTCGATCGAGGAGCTCAAGCAGCTTGCCGACGAATTGCGGCGCGAGACGATCGATGCGGTCTCGACCACCGGCGGCCACCTCGGTGCGGGCCTCGGCGTTGTCGAACTGACCGTCGCCATCCATCACGTCTTTGATACGCCGCATGACCGTCTGATCTGGGACGTTGGGCACCAGTGTTACCCCCACAAGATTCTGACCGGCCGACGCGACCGCATTCGCACCCTGCGCCAGGGCGGCGGCCTCTCGGGCTTCACGAAACGGGCCGAGAGCGAGTACGACCCCTTCGGCGCGGCGCACAGCTCGACATCGATTTCGGCGGGGCTCGGCATGGCGGTGGCGCGCGACCTGCAGGGCGACAGTCGTGAAGTGATCGCTGTCATCGGCGATGGCGCCATGTCGGCCGGTATGGCCTATGAGGCGATGAACAATGCCGGTGCCCGTGATTCGCGCCTGATCGTCATTCTCAACGACAACGAGATGTCGATCGCTCCGCCGATCGGTGCGATGAGCGCCTACCTGGCCAAGATTCTTTCATCGCAGACTTACCGCTCGGCCCGTCATGTCGCCAAGGAGATCGCCGCACGCTTCCCGAAGACCGTCGAGACCACGGCGCGCCGCTTCGAGGAGTATGCAAAGGGTATGGTAACCGGCGGCACGCTGTTCGAGGAGCTGGGCTTCTACTACATCGGCCCGGTCGACGGGCACGATATCGAGCAGCTCGTGCCGATCCTGAAGAACCTGCGCGATACCGACGAGGACACACCAGTCCTGATCCACTGTATCACGCAGAAGGGCAAGGGTTACGAGCCTGCCGAACAGGCCGACGACAAGTACCATGGCGTTTCCAAGTTCGACGTTATCACCGGAGCGCAGGCCAAGCCGACACCCAAGGCGCCAAGCTACACCGGTGTCTTCGCCGAAGCGCTGATTGCCGAAGCCGAAGCCGACGAGCGCGTCTGCGCCATCACTGCGGCCATGCCGTCGGGCACCGGCCTCGACAAGTTCGCCAAGGCCTTCCCCGATCGAGCCTTCGACGTGGGCATTGCGGAACAGCACGGCGTCACGTTCGCGGCGGGTCTTGCGTCCGAGGGCTGCAAGCCCTTCGCCGCGATTTACTCGACCTTCCTCCAGCGCGCCTACGACCAGGTCATCCACGATGTGGCAATCCAGCGCCTGCCCGTGCGTTTCGCCATCGACCGCGCCGGGCTGGTCGGCGCCGACGGCCCGACCCATGCTGGCGCGTTTGATGTCGCTTATCTCGGCACCCTGCCCCATTTCGTCGTCATGGCCGCCGCCGACGAGTGCGAACTGATGCACATGGTGGCCACCGCGGCCGCTATCGACGACGCGCCGTCTGCCGTGCGTTATCCCCGCGGCGAAGGCGTAGGACTTGAGCTCCCCGAGCGTGGAACCCCCATCGAGATCGGACGGGGGAGGATCATGCGCGAGGGAACCACCATCGCCATCCTGTCGTTCGGCGCACGCCTTCAGGAATGCCTCAGCGCCGCCGCCGAGCTGGCCACACGCGGGTTGTCGACCACGGTCGCCGACGCGCGTTTCTGCACACCGCTCGACACCGACCTGGTCGGCCGTCTCGCGCGCGAGCACGAGGTTCTGATAACGATCGAGGAAGGCTCGATCGGTGGCTTTTCGGCCCATGTTCTGAATCATCTGGCCAGGAACGACCTGCTCGACGGCCTCAAGGTCAGGCCGATGATGCTGCCCGCGGCGTTCATCGACCAGGCCAAGCCGCGGGAGATGTACGACGAAGCGGGTCTTAATGCCCCGCAGATCGTCGAAACCGCGCTGATGGCGCTTGGCCACGACCTCTCGGAAACGCCCGCCAGGGCCTGACAACCACACCGATGAGGATCGTAACGCAACGAGGCGGCGCGGGTCCTGGTTCTGCTTGTCGGACACCAGACCGAAGCCCGCGCCGAGGATGGCATCTTCAACCTCTCCGAAGTCGATTGCCTGACGCTCGACACGTACTGGGAAGCCCGCGGCGAAGGCGAGATCGGCCTGCGCACGGTGGCCCATGTCACGATCAATCGGGTCAAGAGTCGGCTCTTCCCCGGCTCGATCTGCGATGTCGTGGCCCAAGGCGGTCAGAACGCCCAAGGCGGTGCTTGTCAGTTCAGCTGGTGGTGCAAGGGGCTTGATGACTGACCCGGCAACATTCGCATATGGCGTGCGGCGCATTCGGTTGCCCGCCGGGTGATGCTGGGCCGCGATACCGATTCCACCGGCGGCGCACTGTGGTACAACACCGATCACGTTTCGCCCTACCGGGACGACGACGACCAACAGACCGTTCAGATCGGGCCCCACATCTTCTATCGTTGAGGCCATGGCGGCTTCCAAACGCATGCGGATCGACCAGCTGCTCGTCCAGCGCGGCCTGGCCGAGAGCCGCACCCGTGCGCAAGCGCTCGTCATGGCCGGCGTGGTCTTCTCCGGCGAGAGCCGGATCGACAAGCCGGGACAGCAGATTTCGCCCGATGCTGCCATCAACATGCGCGGGCGCGACCATCCCTGGGTCAGTCGCGGCGGCCTCAAGCTCGATCACGCCCTGCAGCACTTCGAGATCGACGTCTCGGACAAGATTGCCCTCGACCTCGGCGCCTCCACGGGCGGCTTCACCGATGTGTTGCTGAGCCGTAGCGCGGCGCGCGTCTACGCGGTCGATGTCGGCCACGGACAGCTCGCCTGGTCGCTTCGGCAGGACGAGCGTGTCGTGGTGCTGGAAAAGACCAACGTGCGCACCCTTGATGCCGCTCTCGTCCCCGACCCGCCGGAGGTCATCGTCGGCGATCTCAGCTTCATCTCGCTGACGGTTGGCCTGCCTGCCGCACTCGCGCTGGCCGCACCAGGCGCCGTGCTTGTCGTCTTGATCAAGCCGCAGTTCGAGGCCGGCGCCGATCAGGTCGGCAAGGCCGGCGTCGTACGTGACCGCGCCGTTCACGATCAGGTCTGCGAGAGCATCCGGTCCTGGCTGTCAGACGAGAGCGGCTGGACCGTTCTGGGCATCACCGACAGCCCCGTCACCGGTGCCGCCGGCAACCGCGAGTTCCTGATCGCAGCCAGCAAGCCTGCCTGAAGCCATGGCTTCGTTGCACAACCGCCAGAACGACACGTTCTCGAAGAACTGTCGCAGTGTCTCGGCGGCAGGCGCGACAAGATCAACAGGCTTGTCGTACTCGATGCATCAGCAGGCCTCGCGCGAGGCTTCCAGAAGACCGCGCATAACATCGTGCTCGTTGTACATCCTGGCCTCGGACATCTCCTGTCCGCGCGCCGCTACCCCGCCGATGCCGTCGCCGGTCATAAGGCCGCCTTCAGATAATCGTCGATCCAGGCGCTGCGACGACCGTCTTCGGTCCACAGGATCGGGAAATGGTTCTCGTCCATCAGGCGTACGCCGTCACGGCGCATGTAGCGGCCGTAGACCGGGCCGATCCCGACATTGATGTGTTCCGGTACATACTCGGTTTCCGACGAGATGCAGTGCACCACCAGCGAGCGCCGCGGGTTGCCGCTCCGGTTGGGACCGGAGCCGTGCCAGGTCAGGCCATGGTGGAACGAGCCCGATCCCCTCTTCACGACGATCGGCACGATTTCAGGGTCTTCGATCCCCTCCGCATCTGCGGCCTTGCGCATGAACTCCTGATAGTCCTCCGGGCCGTGGAACTCACCCTCGGGCGGTGACACCGCCCATTTGTGCGAGCCCGAGACCACTTCCATCGTGCCGCCGTCGGCAGCCGTATCGTCCAGCGCGATCCAGCAAGAGAGTATCTCCTGAGGATTCATCCACGGCAGATAGGCCGCATCCTGATGCATGCCCAGGGAGCGGGTACCGGCCGGCTTCCACAAGACATTGTCGACGAACACGCGCGCGCCGGGCCAACCGGCAAGCTGGGCGCAGGCGCGTCCGATGTCCTCGCGCAGGACGGTGCGCGCCACCGTCAGGTTGCCTTTCCATCCGCAGCAGATCTGGCGCGTCAGGCTGGGATCGCTCTTGCCCTCCTGCCAGTTCACCTCGTCGGGGAACACGCCGGTCTCGAAGTTACCCCTGAACATCTGTTCGTAACTCTCGCGGGTCGCGTCGATGGTCGCATCGTCCACGAAGTTCTCACCAAACACGAAACCGTCGTTTCGGAAGCTGTCAATCTGGTCCCGGGTCAATGTGAACATGGCGTCCTCCTCAGGGCAGGCAGTCGATGCAACTCTCGAGGTCCCAGTTGCTGACCTCGGCGTTGAAGCGGTCCCATTCGTCGCGCTTGTATTCGCCATGGATTTCGTAGAGCTCTCAGGTGCAATACTTATCCTCGACGCAAAGCTTCAGAACGCGGGCGCCTGTCACCACGGTGATGTTACGACGACGCCGTGCCGGCATGAGATAGGCGTTCGACGCCGAATGGCGCAGCGGGAAGCTGTGGTCATGGGTGTATTGCGACAGCCCGAAGCCTTGCTGCCGCGTTCCGTTGCAGTCGTTGGTGACGAGGTTGCCGAGCTCGCGGCCTGCCTTGATGAGGGCGATGTAGAGCGGGTTGTCGTCGCGCCCCGGCACCGTGCCCAGCGGACCGCCGGTCCCGCGCCGCACGTTTCCCGGCCCCTTCCAGTTCCCCGACTTGCGGAAACAAGGCAGCACATCGTCGAACGACCCGCCGCGGCAGCCGATCTGGGTCCACTCGTCGTAGTCACGCCCGTGACCCCGGACACAAAGCTGCCCGTTGATCAACGCGGTCGGCCAGAACACATCCGGCGGAGCCGGCACCGACGATGATCACGTCGTTGTCGCGCGCGAGGTTCATGATCAGGCGGCGTCGAGACGCCCGAGGACATCGGCGATCAGCCCAGCGGCCACATTGTCACCATAAGGTTCGGCCTGGCCGGCTCCCCAGACCGGCCCAGGCCAGGCCAGATCGCCCTCGTGCCGCGCAATGACGTGGATGTGGAGCTGGCGCACGCTGTTGCCGAGCGCGGCGACATTCATCTTGTCGGCAGCAGCGACTTCCCGCAGGACCCGCGTGGCACGATCGATCTCCTCGGTCAGCAGGCGGCGTTCGTCGCCCTCAAGATCGATCAGTTCCACGAGCCCCTCACGCTTCGGCACCAGAATCAGCCAAGGGAAACGGCTGTCGTTCATCAGCCGCACGGTGCAGAGGTCAAGATCGCAGACGGCATGGGTGTCTGTATCAAGCTTGGGGTCGAGCGCGAAGGCCATGGCTGATTGTTGCTCCAGATCGCAAAACCACCAAGCGTGGCTTCGAGATACTCGTCGATGCACTCGCGCACCCTCGCGACCGAGACCGCTGTCCTTCATGCCCCCGAACGGTGCGGCTGCCAAGGTCAGGTTAGGTCAGGTTGATGTCATTGATCCCGATGATACCGAAATCCAGCGCCTCGAAGACCAGAGGACGCTTCGCTCGACGGATCGCAGCGCCGTGTTTCAACCCGACCGCAGGAATTGTTTCAGTCGGGCGACAAACCCGCGGAAGACCTAGTGCTTGCCGGCCAGGACGATATCCGTGGCCTCGGCCGTCGCCAGCGTGAGCGCGCGCATGTCTTCGGGCTCGAGGTTGTGGAGATTGGTCTTTCCGGTACAGCGCGCCATCATCGACGCTTCGCCCAAGGCCGACTTCAGGATGTTGGCCACGGCATGGCCGCGCTCATCCTCGCTCAGGTCCGGAGCAAAGACGAGAGCATGATCGCCGATGATCTCACCACCGGCCACGAAGGCCACGGTCATGCCGAACACCAGCGATTTCGAGCCCATGCCAATCAGCTTGGCCGCGTCGGTGCCCGACCGAATCCCGCCGAACCACAGGAGGTCGATCTCCTCCTCCTTGTTCAGGCGGCGAAGGATGCGGATGGCATCGCGCATGAGCGAAAGATCGGGCGGGCCGGCAAGCTCCGGCCAGTCGCGACCGACCGCCGCACTACCGTTGAGCAGCAGAACGTCGAAGCCGTTGTCAAGGCCGAACACGATGGCCTTTTCGAGCGCCTCGGCATGGGACACCGAGAGGCCAAGAAGCTGGTCGTCGTGATGGCGCCTGATATCGCCGGGTGCCGCGAAACGCGGCCCGACAACATGGATCAGGCCGGCCGCCTCGGCGTCGGACGCGATCTGACCGGGGATGACAAGCTGCAGCCAGGGTACGTTGTCGCCGATCGGCTGGACGCCGATGTAGCCGGCCGCACCGGCCTCCAGACCCTTCGCGATCCCGGCCTTCACATCTGCCGGCGCGTTGTCGAAACCGGTGGCGAAGAAGGGTTGGGCGATCTCCATGCGGCCGAATCCGAGATCGGTCGCCACCTTGCAGGCTTCGCGATAGGGATCAATCACCAGACGCGACAGGTTGGCCGGCAGAAAGACCAGATCATCGACCGTAGCCGGGCGTTGCTCCGGGAAGGGATTCTCGCGCGGACGCAACCTTTTGGCGAGCATCTTTGCCTGACGGGCCACATCGGTCCTGTCCATCCGCGCCATCAGGAAGATGTCCTCGCGGTTCTTCACCGAGTAGTCGGCGGAACCGGTTTCGGCATCGCAACGGTAGCAGCGGGCGGCCTCGTTGCGCGCCTCCTCCCAAGTGTAGGTCGACTCGATCTCCGGGAACTCGATGGGGTTCTCGCCGACACCATGGAACGGCGGGTGGTGCAGCCCGAACTTCTCCCAGTTGAGGTCCTGCGCCACCGGCACCCGGCGCGTGCGCCACGGCGTGCGGTAGGACACCGGCACCTCGTTACCCTCAAGGAACGACTTCACGTAGTAGGCTAGGCGCTGGCCGTGGCTCATGGCCATGACGATCGTGGAGCCGCCGAACGCACCGTCTCCGGCCGCAAAGACCTTGGGATCGTCCGTCCGCATTGTCTCCCAGGACGTGTTGACGCGGTCCGAACCCATCAGGGTACCGGTTTCGACGTCGTCGCAGGCGCTAAACTGGCCAACCGCCGCGATCACCATGCCGCAATCGATATCATGCACCGACCCGGCAATCGGCTCGGGCCGGCGGCGGCCTTCCTCGTCGGGCTCGCCCAGTCCGGTCTTCACGCAGCGCAGCTTCAGGCTGTCGTCACCCGCATCAATGATCTCGACCTGTTGGGTGTTGTAGACGAACTCAATGCCTTCCTCGATCGCGCCCTCAAGCTCGATCTTGCGCGCCGGGATCTCGTCGGGACCGCGACGGTACACAACCTTGACGTGTTCACAGCCCGGCAGGCGAAGGGCAGCGCGGCAAGCGTCCATGGCGACGTCACCGCCGCCGATCACAACGACCTCGCGCGGCATCTGCGGGCGTTCGCCGTCGTTCACACGGCGCAGGAACTCGACGCCGTCGATCACGCGCGCGTCGTCCTCGCCGGGGATGCCCATTTTCTTGCCCCACCAGGAGCCGATGGTCAGGCAGACCGCGTCGTGCCGCTCCTTCAGCTGCTGCAGGGTGACATCGCGACCGAGTGCGGTGTTGGTGTGGATCGTGAGACCCGGACAGCGAGCGACGAGCCGGCCCATATCCTCGTTGATGATGCCGGGCGGCAGACGGAAAGCCGGAATGCCCCAGATCATCATGCCGCCGGCCTTGTCGGTCATCTCGTAGACGTCGATCTTGAAACCCGCGACAGCAAGATCGTGGGCGGCGACGAGGCCGGCGGGGCCAGCACCGACAATGCCGACGCTCTGCTCGCGCGTGACCGGTGCCACTTCAGGCTTCCAGCTGACGCCGAGCTTGTCCATGACGAACCGCTTGAGATTGCGGATCTGGAGCGGACCGTCGCTTGCCGCACGGCGGCAGGCCGGCTCGCAAGGCGCATCACAGACACGGCCGCAGATCGAGCTGAACGGGTTGGTCGCCGTGATCGCCTCGAAGGCTTCGTCGAACTTGCCTTCCCATATGTAGCCGATATAGCTCGGCGCATCGGTGCCGACCGGGCAGGCAATCTGGCATGGCGCTGCCACATAGTGCTTGTCATTGGTGTCGTCGGCGAGTTCGGGCGGCAGAAGGTTCGCGCCGCTATCGGTGCTCATGGCCATGGTTGTCTTCCTAACCAGCAGCCTGGAACAGCTCTTCGTTCCGGCGTTCCGGTTCGTAGGGCAGGCCGGTGATTTCGGCCGCCTCGGGGGTCAGTGCCACGAGGTCGTCGCGGCCAAGCTGACGGACATCATTGTGTCCGAGCGCCTTGGTAATCGCAGCAATCTGCCAACGAACACTTTCGAGGAAGGTGTAGATGTGTTGGGCTTCAACCTTCGACTTGTAGCGCGCCTCGTGTTCGGGATCCTGGGTGGCGATACCCGTGACGCATTGCCCGACATGGCACTGCATGCAGGCGATGCAGCCGCCGGCAATGATCGCCGCGGTGCCCAGCGCGATGGCATCGGCACCCAGGCACATGCCCTTCACCGCATCAATGCCGTCGCGCAGGCCGCCCATCAGGACAAGTTCGATGTCGTCACGGCGGCCGATCGACGCCAACGCGGTTTCAGCCTCGCAGATCGCCGAGATCGTCGGGATACCGACATACTCCATGACTTCCGCGCCACCGGCGCCGGTCGAGCCCTGCATGCCGTCGAGTTCGACAAAGTCGAAGCCGTCCTTCACAGCGATCCTGATGTCGTCGTGGATACGACCCGCGCCCAGCTTCACGCTGACCGGCAGGCGATAGCCGGTGGCCTCGCGCAGCTCCTCCACCTTGATGACGAGGTCATCGGCACCGAGGATGTCGGGATGGCGGGAGGGTGAGCGCAGGTCAATGCCCGCGGGAATTCCGCGGATTTCGGCCAGATCCTTGGTCACCTTCTTG from Rhodospirillales bacterium encodes the following:
- a CDS encoding 1-deoxy-D-xylulose-5-phosphate synthase, which gives rise to MTISNSTPLLDRIKIPADMRDLSIEELKQLADELRRETIDAVSTTGGHLGAGLGVVELTVAIHHVFDTPHDRLIWDVGHQCYPHKILTGRRDRIRTLRQGGGLSGFTKRAESEYDPFGAAHSSTSISAGLGMAVARDLQGDSREVIAVIGDGAMSAGMAYEAMNNAGARDSRLIVILNDNEMSIAPPIGAMSAYLAKILSSQTYRSARHVAKEIAARFPKTVETTARRFEEYAKGMVTGGTLFEELGFYYIGPVDGHDIEQLVPILKNLRDTDEDTPVLIHCITQKGKGYEPAEQADDKYHGVSKFDVITGAQAKPTPKAPSYTGVFAEALIAEAEADERVCAITAAMPSGTGLDKFAKAFPDRAFDVGIAEQHGVTFAAGLASEGCKPFAAIYSTFLQRAYDQVIHDVAIQRLPVRFAIDRAGLVGADGPTHAGAFDVAYLGTLPHFVVMAAADECELMHMVATAAAIDDAPSAVRYPRGEGVGLELPERGTPIEIGRGRIMREGTTIAILSFGARLQECLSAAAELATRGLSTTVADARFCTPLDTDLVGRLAREHEVLITIEEGSIGGFSAHVLNHLARNDLLDGLKVRPMMLPAAFIDQAKPREMYDEAGLNAPQIVETALMALGHDLSETPARA
- a CDS encoding cell wall hydrolase, whose amino-acid sequence is MAHVTINRVKSRLFPGSICDVVAQGGQNAQGGACQFSWWCKGLDD
- a CDS encoding TlyA family RNA methyltransferase — its product is MAASKRMRIDQLLVQRGLAESRTRAQALVMAGVVFSGESRIDKPGQQISPDAAINMRGRDHPWVSRGGLKLDHALQHFEIDVSDKIALDLGASTGGFTDVLLSRSAARVYAVDVGHGQLAWSLRQDERVVVLEKTNVRTLDAALVPDPPEVIVGDLSFISLTVGLPAALALAAPGAVLVVLIKPQFEAGADQVGKAGVVRDRAVHDQVCESIRSWLSDESGWTVLGITDSPVTGAAGNREFLIAASKPA
- a CDS encoding phytanoyl-CoA dioxygenase family protein, with product MFTLTRDQIDSFRNDGFVFGENFVDDATIDATRESYEQMFRGNFETGVFPDEVNWQEGKSDPSLTRQICCGWKGNLTVARTVLREDIGRACAQLAGWPGARVFVDNVLWKPAGTRSLGMHQDAAYLPWMNPQEILSCWIALDDTAADGGTMEVVSGSHKWAVSPPEGEFHGPEDYQEFMRKAADAEGIEDPEIVPIVVKRGSGSFHHGLTWHGSGPNRSGNPRRSLVVHCISSETEYVPEHINVGIGPVYGRYMRRDGVRLMDENHFPILWTEDGRRSAWIDDYLKAAL
- a CDS encoding GMC family oxidoreductase N-terminal domain-containing protein; amino-acid sequence: MPAPPDVFWPTALINGQLCVRGHGRDYDEWTQIGCRGGSFDDVLPCFRKSGNWKGPGNVRRGTGGPLGTVPGRDDNPLYIALIKAGRELGNLVTNDCNGTRQQGFGLSQYTHDHSFPLRHSASNAYLMPARRRRNITVVTGARVLKLCVEDKYCT
- a CDS encoding HIT domain-containing protein, coding for MAFALDPKLDTDTHAVCDLDLCTVRLMNDSRFPWLILVPKREGLVELIDLEGDERRLLTEEIDRATRVLREVAAADKMNVAALGNSVRQLHIHVIARHEGDLAWPGPVWGAGQAEPYGDNVAAGLIADVLGRLDAA
- a CDS encoding FAD-dependent oxidoreductase, coding for MAMSTDSGANLLPPELADDTNDKHYVAAPCQIACPVGTDAPSYIGYIWEGKFDEAFEAITATNPFSSICGRVCDAPCEPACRRAASDGPLQIRNLKRFVMDKLGVSWKPEVAPVTREQSVGIVGAGPAGLVAAHDLAVAGFKIDVYEMTDKAGGMMIWGIPAFRLPPGIINEDMGRLVARCPGLTIHTNTALGRDVTLQQLKERHDAVCLTIGSWWGKKMGIPGEDDARVIDGVEFLRRVNDGERPQMPREVVVIGGGDVAMDACRAALRLPGCEHVKVVYRRGPDEIPARKIELEGAIEEGIEFVYNTQQVEIIDAGDDSLKLRCVKTGLGEPDEEGRRRPEPIAGSVHDIDCGMVIAAVGQFSACDDVETGTLMGSDRVNTSWETMRTDDPKVFAAGDGAFGGSTIVMAMSHGQRLAYYVKSFLEGNEVPVSYRTPWRTRRVPVAQDLNWEKFGLHHPPFHGVGENPIEFPEIESTYTWEEARNEAARCYRCDAETGSADYSVKNREDIFLMARMDRTDVARQAKMLAKRLRPRENPFPEQRPATVDDLVFLPANLSRLVIDPYREACKVATDLGFGRMEIAQPFFATGFDNAPADVKAGIAKGLEAGAAGYIGVQPIGDNVPWLQLVIPGQIASDAEAAGLIHVVGPRFAAPGDIRRHHDDQLLGLSVSHAEALEKAIVFGLDNGFDVLLLNGSAAVGRDWPELAGPPDLSLMRDAIRILRRLNKEEEIDLLWFGGIRSGTDAAKLIGMGSKSLVFGMTVAFVAGGEIIGDHALVFAPDLSEDERGHAVANILKSALGEASMMARCTGKTNLHNLEPEDMRALTLATAEATDIVLAGKH